The DNA region ATTCACAATCTAGAGGAAAAATtgaaacttgaatttaaaatcaTTTCTAAAAAGTAATTTTACGAATATACCAAAAAAAGAgttcaatttattcaaattgtTGAGGAAATCTTACGTGAAACAACCCTTCCATTTATATGATAATTTGGTTCGATTCCCGTGGAAAGCCCTTTGTACTTCTGGAAGATTAAAGTAACATTGCGCCCTGAATGGACTACACATGTCTACTTCTGTGATAAGTTTAACAGCCTAGACAAAATATAAAGTTTTATGCTTTTGGTATaaccaataaaagaaaattaacaaaaaattaattttactcaaacgattaatttattcaattatatacaaatttTTGTTATCTCTAGTTTCGAATGTACGTAAAGTAAAAGGGATatgaagaaataaatgaaaacctgTTTGTTTACGTTCAAATCTTGTTCATTTTCAGCACAAGGATCGCGAAAGATATCAAATAGCTTCAGTGGGAAGTAATTATTAGCATCAGTCTTGAAAGCAGCCAAAATGCCTCGTTCCATAAGGTTTTCACATGTTGCACTCCAAATGGCTTTGAGGTTAAAAAAGTAATTATCTTCATCAATGACATTGCATTCTTTCTTGATTTGTTTATATAATGAGCTGTTTATCATCTTCTGagagaaaaataaatcaaattttgccAAGTCGTCTAACTTGCTGCGAAGCATTGGGTTTCCCAACTGTTCAAAATagttgtaattaaaaaaaatacatcacAATCAAATCCCATCAGCATGTTTAACTAGTCcttttatgtatatgtatatgtatatatcttaacaatggtaattaaatattattcatTGGATACAACAATATTACTTACAACCAATCCTTTGAGATTAAATTTGGACTGTTTGAACTGCTTGTTATCGTCAAGTAAAGCATCAGCAAGATTTGGTATGAAGTGtcctgaaaataaaaattcacaaatttaaataaagtaataaacatGTTATATTATTTGTACAGTTCCGTATAGACTTATCCATAATTGGTATTAAGTTAAGATCATTtgattgttatatttttattcaataattaaatttacatatgttataaaaaataatttatgtaaatatttatatatttgaataatttttttaaaaactattaatttaataagaaatttcatttattgattaagtttgaacaaaaaaaaatatgaa from Gossypium hirsutum isolate 1008001.06 chromosome A04, Gossypium_hirsutum_v2.1, whole genome shotgun sequence includes:
- the LOC121227985 gene encoding serine carboxypeptidase-like 44, whose translation is MNDLINKLPGQPDANFRQFTGYIDVDENVDGRSLFYYFVEAEKDPMTQPLTVWLTGGPGCSSVGDGFSSVGPFVVTKDAHGLQKNLFSWNKGHFIPNLADALLDDNKQFKQSKFNLKGLVLGNPMLRSKLDDLAKFDLFFSQKMINSSLYKQIKKECNVIDEDNYFFNLKAIWSATCENLMERGILAAFKTDANNYFPLKLFDIFRDPCAENEQDLNVNKQAVKLITEVDMCSPFRAQCYFNLPEVQRAFHGNRTKLSYKWKGCFTGDQDAIIPTVGTLQHLKKLAEELNIKLTKEEAWSFRNQEGGLKYDFGDLLTFLTVKGGYRISI